A region from the Papaver somniferum cultivar HN1 unplaced genomic scaffold, ASM357369v1 unplaced-scaffold_125, whole genome shotgun sequence genome encodes:
- the LOC113331174 gene encoding uncharacterized protein LOC113331174: protein MVPSPNSPLILSFQALFLIISISSLHTHATTPQSIETGGRRSLSSFKETPGGSNATFECTPSGPCLPCLYSEKGDEKYRCSETGYRIPLKCLGDGDSSKKKTGKKSKKTRSTLEKSIGNTDKHPIMLDAEETASSIKSRRVLDDSSASDGRQGYITYRSCVPAVNQEKLSVLGFEAIMLFMVLCAGSFIYFRRKQVVTMPGVGMMRVPSNSRF from the exons ATGGTTCCATCACCAAACTCACCATTAATCCTTTCTTTCCAAGCCCTTTTCTTAATCATCTCTATATCTTCATTACATACACACGCAACAACCCCTCAGAG TATTGAAACAGGAGGAAGACGTTCATTATCGAGTTTCAAAGAAACCCCAGGAGGCAGTAATGCTACCTTCGAATGTACTCCTTCTGGACCTTGTCTCCCTTGTCTCTACTCTGAAAAG GGAGATGAAAAATATCGATGCAGTGAAACTGGATATCGAATCCCTTTGAAATGTTTAGGGGATGGAGATAGTTCAAAGAAGAAAACTGGCAAGAAGTCCAAGAAAACCAGATCAACTTTGGAAAAGTCAATTGGCAACACAGACAAGCATCCGATAATGCTGGATGCTGAAGAAACTGCTAGTTCAATTAAAAGTAGAAGAGTGCTGGATGATTCGTCTGCGTCGGATGGAAGACAAGGTTATATTACTTATAGGAGCTGTGTACCAGCGGTAAATCAAGAGAAGTTGTCGGTGCTAGGTTTTGAG GCCATTATGTTGTTTATGGTGCTTTGTGCTGGTTCATTTATATATTTTAGGCGGAAACAAGTTGTTACAATGCCAGGAGTTGGAATGATGAGAGTGCCAAGCAACTCTAGATTCTAA